The genomic region GTACCGGTTGTGCATCGGCTCGTCGGGACGGAAGTCCATCACCATCGTCTCGGCGCCGATCGACAGCGCCCGGGCGAACTTGTCGTACTCGACGGTGGCCTGCAGGTGCATCAGCATCTCGCCGGACTCGTCGTAGGCCTGGTGCAGGTCGTCGCGGTTGTTGATCCTCGACACCCCGCGCCAGCCGCCGCCGTCGAACGGCTTCATGTACATCGGGTAGCCGAGGTCGTCGGCGATCGCGTCCAGGTCGAACGGCTGGTTGTACTTCGCCGAGGTGTAGGCCCAGCGCACGTTGTCGACCGGGTTCTTGTACGGCACCAGCACGGTCCGCGGGATCTTCAGCCCGAGCCGCAGCATCGCGCAGTACGCGCTGTGCTTCTCCATCGACTGGAAGGTGAACGGCGAGTTCAGCAGGTAGGTGCCGTTCATCAGCGCGGCCTTCTTCAGCCACTCGCGCGGGTGGTAGTACCAGTACGCCAGCCGGTCGATCACCAGCTCGACCCGGACCGGGTCGTTCAGGTCGAACGGCTCGATGCTGAGCCGCTCGGAGACGAACTCGTGCGTCCGTCCGGCCGGGTCGGTGATCGGCGGAACCCGCCGCAGCAACGCCTCGAACGCCTGCGGCCAGTCCTCCTCCGCGCCGAGCAACAACCCGATCAGATGCTGAGAGCGGTCAGCCACGCTAGCTCCAAAGAAGTGAAGGACGACAGGGAAGGGAGGGCGGTGTGATCAGGTGAAGCGGGGCAGGTGGTGGGCGAGCTGCTTGCGCCACCAGGGCCAGTCGTGGGCCACGTCGTGCCCCCACAGGTCCAGCTCGTGCGGGATCCCCTTGGACGCCAGCAGGGCCGAGGTGGCCCGGGCCGACGGCAGCGAGCCGGTCGGGTGGGTCTCCCAGTCGCCCTGACCGACGGTGAGCAGCAGGAAGACGCGATGGCGCAACCACTCCAGGTGGTCGCCGTCCAGGTTCGGCAGGTAGTCGGCCGGGTTGCTGAAGTACGTCGCGTCGCCGCGCTCGCCCCAGGCGTGCCAGCTGGACGCGTCGTAGTTGCCGGACTGACAGATCGCGATCGGGAACAGGTCGGCCCGCTTCAGCGCGAAGTTCAAAGCGTGGAAGGCGCCCAGGCTGCACCCGGTGGTGATGATGTCGGCGGCGCCCGGGGTGTCGCGGCCGATCGCCGGCACCACCTGGTCGAGGATCCACGACTCGTACCCGCCGTGGCGGCGGGCGCGTTCCTCCAGCGGGATGCTGCGGTCGGACCAGCTGAGGTGGTCGAAGGAGTCGACGCAGTACAGCTTGACCCGGCCGGCCTCGATCAGGTCCGCGACCGCGCCGACCATGCCGTTGTTCTCGTAGTCCCAGGCCCGGCCCTGCTCGCTGGGGAAGACCAGCACCGGGCGCCCGTAGTGCCCGTAGCGGATCACCGTGCCGGGCCGGTCGAGTCCCGGCGCGTCCAGCTCGACTTGTTCACGTTCCACGCGGCCTCACCTCTCGCGCTCGACAGCTCGTACACCCGGTCCGTCGGGGCCGGTTCTCGTGCCAGTGCCCTGCCGGTAACCCTCGCACGTCTTCACACCCGTTGCTTCCTACAAGCGCGTCTCGGCCTAGCCCCAGGCGCGGTTCAGCAGGTCGGTCAGGGCCGGGTCGAGCACGTCGCGCCAGGCGGTGAAGTTGTGCATGTCGGGGGTCTCGGCGAAGGTGACGTCCAGGCCGAGGGTGGTCAGGTGGGCGGCCAGCACCCGGTTGTTGTGAACGTTCTCCTCCGGCGTGCCGGCGGTCATCGCGACCAGCGGGCGGCTCGGCGGCTCGGTTGCCGCCAGCACCTCGTTCACGAAGGCGGTGACCTCGGCGTAGAACTCGAAGCCGGACTCCTGCGGATCGGTGGTCGGGGTGAAGAACGACCCGGACTGCAGGAACAGCCCGGCGAACGTGCCCGGGTGGTTCCACTCCGCGTACAGGGCGGCGAGGGCGCCCAGGCTCGCCCCCATCAGCACCGGCTGCCGGCTCCGGTACTGCGTCGTGACCGCCGGCAGCACGTGGTCCACCAAGGCTTCGGCGTACTGCGGGTTGGCGGCGTACCAGGGGTTCCGCGCGCCGGGGCGGACCAGCGCCAGCCGGAACGGCGGCACCGTGCCGTCGGCGACCATCGCGCCGGCGTAGTGCGTGAGCCCGGCGTACATCGCGAACTCGGGTCCGTCGTGGGACAGCAGCAACGGCAGCTCGAACGACGGCGCGATCCCGTCCGGCGCCCAGACCTGGACGTCGACAGCACCGACCGGCGAGGCCTCCACCGGGACCGGGGTCAGGCTGCCCGGGATCGGCTCGGTCTCGAGCCAGGCCGGCTCGACGTACCCGGGCAGCGGCAGCCAGGAGTGCTCGCCGAACGCGCCACCGACCACCCGAGGGTTGGTCGGGTCGGTCCGCATCCCGGCGTCGGCGACG from Kribbella flavida DSM 17836 harbors:
- a CDS encoding ATP-grasp domain-containing protein, which gives rise to MADRSQHLIGLLLGAEEDWPQAFEALLRRVPPITDPAGRTHEFVSERLSIEPFDLNDPVRVELVIDRLAYWYYHPREWLKKAALMNGTYLLNSPFTFQSMEKHSAYCAMLRLGLKIPRTVLVPYKNPVDNVRWAYTSAKYNQPFDLDAIADDLGYPMYMKPFDGGGWRGVSRINNRDDLHQAYDESGEMLMHLQATVEYDKFARALSIGAETMVMDFRPDEPMHNRYAVSHDFLSPSAGHQAVAISRIVNAFFGWEFNSCEMLVKGDSVHPIDYANACPDVAITSLHYYFPWAISALVKWSVFSLATGRKTSVDLHTERYFAIADDDSLDYDAKIDAYLALADEYFDTARYQAWCAENLPSFDEQLVEWVSGPDFDRLLTETVAATYPAHEQEKFLAHFRGLTSLWVTDQSVSR
- a CDS encoding esterase family protein; this encodes MEREQVELDAPGLDRPGTVIRYGHYGRPVLVFPSEQGRAWDYENNGMVGAVADLIEAGRVKLYCVDSFDHLSWSDRSIPLEERARRHGGYESWILDQVVPAIGRDTPGAADIITTGCSLGAFHALNFALKRADLFPIAICQSGNYDASSWHAWGERGDATYFSNPADYLPNLDGDHLEWLRHRVFLLLTVGQGDWETHPTGSLPSARATSALLASKGIPHELDLWGHDVAHDWPWWRKQLAHHLPRFT
- a CDS encoding alpha/beta hydrolase, which encodes MPDEVKSAVEGAEVVFRLADPEHALPGVRLWEELGLAAEQLEFKPVPYGWELRLPRPSVHRMEYLFDVADAGMRTDPTNPRVVGGAFGEHSWLPLPGYVEPAWLETEPIPGSLTPVPVEASPVGAVDVQVWAPDGIAPSFELPLLLSHDGPEFAMYAGLTHYAGAMVADGTVPPFRLALVRPGARNPWYAANPQYAEALVDHVLPAVTTQYRSRQPVLMGASLGALAALYAEWNHPGTFAGLFLQSGSFFTPTTDPQESGFEFYAEVTAFVNEVLAATEPPSRPLVAMTAGTPEENVHNNRVLAAHLTTLGLDVTFAETPDMHNFTAWRDVLDPALTDLLNRAWG